TCAACCATAATGCCTCTATACATGCTATATGAATTTACACATCAATTTTAGCAATATCCACTTGTTTTACATCCCTCCTAAACTATAAAAACCTTCAAAGGGAAATTATTAGGATTGTGGGTGATGCATTTATGGATTGCCTTAAGCCATATAGTCATATTCGCGGAGCTAATTATATTCCACCCTCCTTCGTCCACTTCGAAATGAATGACCCGGTAATACTTGATAAGGAAATGAGTTATGCTGAGAGACTGGGCTTAAATAGTGTTCGGGTTTATCTTCATTATGAAGGATGGAAAAATAATCCTAAAGCTTATTTAGAGAGAGTTAGGGAATTCATGCGCTTAGCTAATAGCCATGGTATTACTGTTATGTTCGTACTTTGGGATAGCTTTAGATTCTTTAGGTGGACATATGATGAGTCTGAGAAAAAGTGGATTTATATGCCAGATGCCTTATATAACTTGGAACCCAGTTTCTGGCCACATGGTGAAGAATATATCCAATCTGTTGTTGAGACTTTAAGTCCTGAACCTAACCTTTTAATGTGGGATATAATGAATGAGCCTCTATGCCCAATACTTCTGCATATGAGCCCGTATTCTCAGGAATGCAGAGATTTGATGCAGAAAATGTGGAGTTTTGTGCGCCACTTCTGTAGATTAATGAAGGATCTTGATAATAAGCATCCAATTACTGTTGGAGCAACAAAATCTAGGATATGGGATATATCAGAGGTGCTGGAGGTTGGCGCGGATATTGATGTGATTAGCATTCATGATTATAGTCCTGATAGGGCTGCATTACGTAAGAATATCGATGAGGGCATAAGTTTCGCACAGGAATTTCAAAAACCCCTATTAATCTCTGAAATAGGCTGTTTATGTCGTGCTAACCCGTATGATATGGCGCTAGAAATTTGTCAAGAATACGGTATCGGTTGGTATTTATGGGAGCTTATGATTAGGGGTTATTGGGCTGACGTCCATGGCATAGTATATCCGGATGGAACAGTGCGGAATCCGAGCATTGTTGCAGCTATCCGCGGTTTCTTCCGGAAAAGAACGGGTGACATTATTAAGCCTAAAGTTGACAGGGAGCATCATGCTTCACTTGATATTCTTGCTGGTAAGAAATGGCTTAGCAACCCTAATGCCGATTATAAAGAGGGATTAAGAATCCTGGAGCGAATAGCTAATCATTTAGAAGCATGTGAACTTATACCCATGAATGATCCGCCAACAAGAAGGGTTCTGTTATTAAGTGAGGAGAAACCTGAAAATCGAGCTGAGCTTTGCCGCCTACTTGTTCTATGGAGTGAAATATTGAGTCAACACTGTCAACCATTACCGCCTGAAATCCCGCTGAAGAACCCGGGGTACCGGTGGTGGAGAGAATAACGCTAATTACTAATTAAATAAAAGGCTAAGGATGTACGCGCAAATATTACTCGGAAAAATATGTTTTAATGTCTCCTTGGAGGGGATTTAGCGAAAGAGGGCTCTCGGCTATAATATAAATTACTTTTATTAAGCTGGCTATAAGGGAGAAGATAGACTCTATCCCGGATGCAAGCTTTAAAATTTTTGGAACTTGCATACTGGGAAGCGATTAGGAGTCTAGGACCTAGAAAATTTTCACGCTACTACAGTTGATGCGCCGTGGAAAATTTTCCAGAATCCTACTATAGTTGTAGCGACCTCTAGTTCGCTAGGAGAACCCTAAAACAGATACTTAGCCCTAGACCTCTAGGGTGATTCCTAGGGTAAATTTTTTCCGTGAACCGACAACTGCGGTCAGCTAACAGAATAACCCTAGACCCCTAGATTTCTAGGTTCCAGCCAGCTGATGACCCCCTATGCCCCTCAACCAGTGAGATCTACAAAGTTGCTGAAGTCTAAGGCTAAAGCCACCAGCATGGGTATAAACGCCTTCCTCGAGTGCATCATGCTAACTGGGACGAGCCCAGGACCGCCCCGGGACAGCCCCAGACCAAAACAGAGCCCATTTTAATCCCCGTTTCAGAAAATAAGAGCAGTTTTTGGTGGGGTCGCCAGGATTCGAACCTGGGTCACGAGAGCCCAAGTCTCGTAGCCTAGACCAAGCTAGCCCACGACCCCTACAAGATTTTTAAGAAACCTTTGGATTTAAAAATGTTACTTTCAGAATCTATTTTCTTTAGTTTACCACACTGCTTATATATTCGTGTCGCCTCTGTTAATATATTTCCTTCCTAGATCGAGGGGTTAATATGCCTACTCAGAGATTTAGGATAACACCCACAAGCAGAGGTGCACTCTTCAGAGCTAAGAGGTGGTTTTATTCAACATTCTACACAAAAGCTTCCTCTGACATTAAGGATGAGAATAAGAAGGCTTGGGTTGATTTAGCTGGTAAGATCATTGAGGAGATAAGTAAGCGTAATGCAACCGAAAAGCCGACTAGACTCACAATAAACTATGAGGTTGGACCGCGCGGTGAATTCAAGCCAATATCGGTAACAGTGGAACTAATGGAGATAAAACCCCTAGAGACCTTCACCATAACTTTGAGTAGTA
Above is a window of Candidatus Bathyarchaeia archaeon DNA encoding:
- a CDS encoding cellulase family glycosylhydrolase, producing MDCLKPYSHIRGANYIPPSFVHFEMNDPVILDKEMSYAERLGLNSVRVYLHYEGWKNNPKAYLERVREFMRLANSHGITVMFVLWDSFRFFRWTYDESEKKWIYMPDALYNLEPSFWPHGEEYIQSVVETLSPEPNLLMWDIMNEPLCPILLHMSPYSQECRDLMQKMWSFVRHFCRLMKDLDNKHPITVGATKSRIWDISEVLEVGADIDVISIHDYSPDRAALRKNIDEGISFAQEFQKPLLISEIGCLCRANPYDMALEICQEYGIGWYLWELMIRGYWADVHGIVYPDGTVRNPSIVAAIRGFFRKRTGDIIKPKVDREHHASLDILAGKKWLSNPNADYKEGLRILERIANHLEACELIPMNDPPTRRVLLLSEEKPENRAELCRLLVLWSEILSQHCQPLPPEIPLKNPGYRWWRE